The Halanaerobium praevalens DSM 2228 genome contains a region encoding:
- a CDS encoding TraB/GumN family protein: MDEENLERLNYEDKEIILIPTAHISKKSAEQVKEVIETEEPDSVCVELDQERYDSIDNNDKWSEMNIFQVIKEKKSLLLLVNLIISSFQTRMAQKLGINAGQEMRQGIESAKELGAELVLADRNIQITFKRVWGGLGLWEKLKLIFQIISMLFVDEEITEAEMDQLKNGNALNMMLEEMGKSFPGIKKHLLDERDQYLANKIKNAPGNKIVAVLGAAHVPGVKKEIYKEQDLAAITKLMPKAKWGKIFSWGIPAVILVIIISSFINNLSTGLEVTKAWFIWNGSLSALGVLLARGHILTILTAFFVAPLSSLNPALAAGWFAGLAEAYLKKPQVKDFQKLSEGISIKEIYTNKVTHILLIVILANLGSVIGTAIGGASVIRTFIRFLNL, from the coding sequence ATGGACGAAGAGAATCTTGAAAGACTTAATTATGAAGATAAAGAAATAATTTTAATTCCTACTGCTCATATTTCTAAAAAAAGTGCAGAACAGGTAAAAGAAGTTATAGAAACTGAAGAACCTGATAGTGTTTGTGTTGAACTTGATCAAGAAAGATATGATTCTATAGATAATAATGATAAATGGAGTGAGATGAATATTTTTCAGGTAATCAAAGAAAAGAAATCATTATTATTATTAGTTAATTTAATAATTAGTTCTTTTCAAACTAGAATGGCCCAAAAATTAGGTATTAATGCAGGCCAAGAAATGAGACAAGGAATTGAATCTGCTAAAGAATTAGGAGCAGAACTTGTTTTGGCTGATAGAAATATTCAAATAACTTTTAAAAGAGTTTGGGGAGGGCTTGGGCTTTGGGAAAAGTTAAAGCTTATTTTCCAAATTATTTCCATGCTTTTTGTAGATGAAGAAATAACTGAAGCAGAAATGGATCAATTAAAAAATGGTAATGCCTTAAATATGATGTTAGAAGAAATGGGTAAGTCTTTTCCTGGCATAAAAAAACATTTGCTAGATGAAAGAGATCAATATTTAGCAAATAAAATAAAAAACGCCCCAGGTAATAAAATTGTTGCAGTTTTAGGTGCAGCTCATGTACCAGGGGTTAAAAAAGAAATTTATAAAGAACAAGATCTGGCTGCAATAACTAAATTAATGCCAAAAGCTAAGTGGGGTAAAATTTTTTCTTGGGGTATACCAGCTGTAATTTTAGTTATTATTATTTCAAGTTTTATTAATAACTTAAGTACAGGTTTAGAAGTAACTAAAGCTTGGTTTATCTGGAATGGTTCCCTTTCTGCTTTAGGAGTTCTTTTAGCTAGAGGCCATATTTTAACAATTTTAACTGCATTTTTTGTAGCACCTTTAAGCTCTTTAAATCCAGCTTTAGCTGCTGGTTGGTTTGCAGGTTTAGCAGAGGCTTATTTAAAGAAACCACAAGTTAAAGATTTTCAAAAGCTTTCTGAAGGAATTAGTATTAAGGAAATTTATACAAATAAAGTTACTCATATACTTCTAATAGTTATTTTAGCTAATTTAGGCAGTGTAATTGGGACTGCTATTGGTGGTGCAAGTGTGATTAGAACTTTTATTAGATTTTTAAATCTTTAA
- a CDS encoding oxidoreductase yields the protein MQQKVVLITGASSGIGKATAKKLLEQNYRVYGAARTEKDLKYLENYENGNYILMDITKAEMRKNCIEKILAKEKTIDILINNAGYGAYGAIEEVPIAEVKKQFAVNLFGLSELTKLVIPKMRENNSAKIINISSIAGKTWTPLGGWYHASKFALEGLSDCLRNELKEFGIDVILIQPGAIETNWADKAGENLIASSGNGIYKKQAARKAAKYKEMYGQSSLIAKPEVVAAKISKVLTISKPKARYAVPFHAKLILFLRWLLPDRIYDYFTNKFF from the coding sequence ATGCAGCAGAAAGTTGTTTTAATTACAGGAGCCTCTAGTGGAATTGGTAAAGCAACAGCTAAAAAACTTTTAGAACAAAATTATAGAGTTTATGGGGCTGCTAGAACTGAAAAAGATTTGAAATATTTAGAGAACTATGAAAATGGAAATTATATTTTAATGGATATTACTAAAGCAGAAATGAGAAAAAATTGTATTGAAAAGATTTTAGCCAAAGAAAAAACTATTGATATTTTAATTAATAATGCAGGTTATGGTGCTTATGGAGCAATAGAAGAGGTACCAATTGCAGAAGTAAAAAAACAGTTTGCAGTCAATTTATTTGGGCTTTCAGAACTAACTAAACTTGTAATTCCTAAAATGAGAGAAAATAATTCTGCTAAGATTATAAATATTTCTTCTATTGCAGGTAAAACCTGGACACCTTTGGGTGGTTGGTACCATGCCAGTAAATTTGCTTTAGAAGGTTTAAGTGATTGTTTAAGAAATGAATTAAAAGAATTTGGAATTGATGTTATTTTAATTCAGCCTGGAGCAATTGAAACTAATTGGGCAGATAAAGCAGGTGAAAATTTAATTGCTAGCTCAGGTAATGGCATTTATAAAAAACAGGCGGCCAGAAAAGCAGCTAAATATAAAGAAATGTATGGTCAAAGTAGTTTAATTGCTAAGCCAGAGGTAGTTGCAGCTAAAATAAGCAAAGTTTTAACTATTTCTAAGCCTAAAGCTAGATATGCAGTTCCTTTCCATGCTAAACTAATTTTATTTTTACGTTGGCTTTTACCAGATAGAATCTATGATTATTTTACTAACAAATTTTTTTGA
- a CDS encoding GTP pyrophosphokinase has protein sequence MANQKIVKEAVKLYKKQRQDYIELREKVEMILKEALNENNLTFHSIESRVKSVESFKSKAKRNKYTNPVKQITDLTGIRIITLFEKEIHQISDVLKELFKIDYARSEDKADLLDADKMGYKSIHYIAELSDEKIAKTELENFKGLKFEIQIRSILQHAWAEIEHDRNYKFKGELPKRLQRRFYALAGMLEIADKEFNSLSEAVERYRQKNS, from the coding sequence ATGGCCAATCAGAAAATTGTAAAAGAAGCTGTAAAATTATATAAAAAACAAAGGCAGGATTACATAGAATTAAGAGAAAAAGTGGAAATGATTTTAAAAGAAGCTTTAAACGAAAATAATTTAACTTTTCACAGTATAGAAAGCCGAGTTAAATCAGTTGAGAGCTTTAAAAGTAAGGCAAAAAGAAATAAATATACAAATCCTGTCAAACAAATAACAGATTTAACTGGAATAAGAATTATAACTTTATTTGAAAAGGAAATACATCAGATTAGTGATGTACTTAAAGAATTATTTAAGATTGATTATGCAAGAAGTGAAGATAAAGCTGATTTGCTTGATGCAGATAAAATGGGCTATAAATCAATCCATTATATTGCTGAGTTAAGTGATGAAAAAATAGCTAAAACAGAACTTGAAAATTTTAAAGGACTTAAATTTGAGATTCAAATTCGCAGTATTTTACAACATGCCTGGGCAGAAATTGAGCATGATAGAAATTATAAATTTAAAGGAGAATTACCTAAAAGATTACAGCGTCGCTTTTATGCCTTAGCTGGAATGTTGGAGATTGCTGATAAAGAATTTAATAGTTTATCAGAAGCAGTAGAAAGATATCGTCAAAAAAATAGTTAA
- a CDS encoding sensor domain-containing diguanylate cyclase: MLNDLSLKTILNNLTMGIAILDKNRKFIYINDLTTKITGYTLADIKNLDVAFKLAFPNFEKRNEVRENFKNKIAKGKHYNQVINIRTKNNKNKFIEFRVNPLENGYLLVNLMDVSKRVEQEAEIKYLSYHDGLTNLYNRRYFEAEMERMNHSRNYPISIIIGDLDNLKIINDTYGHLNGDQYLKKSAEILKKTLRTEDIIARIGGDEFAVLLPKTGTKAAKIICKRIINQFKNYNSENKYLNDFKISLGFATAAAIKKDLFEIYNQADKNMYKNKGR; the protein is encoded by the coding sequence ATGTTAAATGATTTAAGTTTAAAAACAATACTCAATAATTTAACAATGGGAATAGCTATTTTAGATAAAAATAGAAAATTTATCTATATTAATGATTTAACTACTAAAATAACTGGTTATACTTTAGCTGATATTAAAAATCTAGATGTAGCTTTTAAATTGGCATTTCCTAATTTTGAGAAAAGAAATGAAGTTAGAGAAAATTTTAAAAATAAAATAGCTAAAGGAAAACATTATAATCAAGTAATAAATATTAGAACTAAAAATAATAAAAATAAATTTATAGAATTTAGAGTTAATCCACTTGAAAATGGCTATTTATTAGTTAATTTAATGGATGTTAGCAAAAGAGTTGAACAAGAAGCGGAAATCAAATATCTTTCTTATCATGATGGTTTAACTAATTTGTATAATCGACGCTATTTTGAAGCTGAAATGGAAAGAATGAATCATTCGCGTAATTATCCAATTAGTATTATTATTGGTGATTTAGATAATTTGAAAATTATTAATGATACTTATGGTCATCTTAATGGTGATCAATATTTAAAAAAGTCCGCTGAAATTTTAAAAAAGACTTTAAGAACTGAAGATATAATAGCCAGAATTGGAGGAGATGAATTTGCTGTTTTATTACCTAAAACTGGTACTAAAGCAGCTAAAATTATTTGTAAAAGAATTATTAATCAATTTAAAAATTATAATTCGGAGAATAAATATTTAAATGACTTTAAAATTTCACTTGGATTTGCAACAGCTGCTGCAATCAAAAAAGATCTTTTTGAAATTTATAATCAGGCTGATAAAAACATGTATAAAAATAAAGGAAGATAA
- a CDS encoding AAA family ATPase — protein MKLREFKTEIFAGINNRSYKFENGLNIILGANEAGKSTLINAIYASLFINPQIKLNTTEGKEFQKYYFPYPDGDYAEAELKFEIETQTYKIYKKWSNNNYSGYLELSDGRRIEKTNKIAAYKKDLFPYAKSTYNNIVFSSQEDIKSTLARINAEQNPELINTINSFLRKAVMELDGVSIDKFRQKLNENLTELTKRWKLKADTISNSARGVNNPYQVGTGKIYDLFIAKEKLRLKIKESKINEKEYEKISSEIRKLKEEEQKLIKDIEKLAKIEAEINQRVEIELKLANKRERIESLEKIKEKWPQLEQQLAELQSTKQAQELKSQKLEAEKQRSQKLSQKEELEVKIKKIKQLKSEKLKQKEILAKINFTKKDLEKLEKAKNKIAQNKASLKASKLKAKINFSESDKIKVTAGVDREKTVPKDQIIEADGYLKIKTDQIEIEIESAEINFASLKEELNSYQKEFLNLKRKMKVSDLKEAKQKLAEKDEAARELNRQNTELRELLAGANLDSLENNLDQLAKVKAAREIEIIDKEIEKIKDDLANLKTEIKIRENKKEEWKIDYQNLANLKLKLAEQVEAKINLAKKLEQLASLPAQYENSQEFVTSLQAKREEREKINQNLRLKIEKYKELENLLPVESTPEMENKLENLKEKLEKAKTRASKLVKIKEVFEKKLKEMDQNSFSPLTKSFSKNLEILTAGKYEQGIIEDDFSIQIQTNKNKKLPGKLELLSYGTYDAAALALRFAIFDNLFKQTGGFIILDDCLVNLDPKRRKNAIKLINQYQKKYQILYTTCEPERAAELNGNIIKI, from the coding sequence ATGAAATTAAGAGAATTTAAAACTGAAATATTTGCTGGAATTAATAATCGAAGTTATAAATTTGAAAATGGTTTAAATATCATTTTAGGTGCTAATGAAGCTGGCAAAAGTACTCTGATTAATGCTATTTATGCTTCTTTATTTATTAATCCACAAATAAAGTTAAATACAACTGAAGGAAAAGAGTTTCAAAAATATTATTTTCCTTATCCTGATGGTGATTATGCAGAAGCAGAACTTAAATTTGAGATTGAGACTCAGACTTATAAAATTTATAAAAAATGGAGTAATAATAATTATTCTGGTTATTTAGAGCTAAGTGATGGTCGTAGAATTGAAAAGACAAATAAAATTGCTGCTTATAAAAAAGATCTTTTTCCATATGCTAAAAGCACTTATAATAATATAGTTTTCAGTAGTCAGGAAGATATTAAATCAACCTTAGCTAGGATTAACGCTGAGCAGAATCCTGAGTTAATTAATACGATTAATTCTTTTTTAAGAAAAGCTGTAATGGAATTAGACGGAGTCTCTATAGATAAATTTAGACAAAAATTAAATGAAAATTTAACTGAGTTAACAAAAAGATGGAAATTAAAGGCCGATACTATCAGTAATAGTGCGCGTGGAGTTAATAACCCTTATCAAGTTGGTACTGGCAAAATTTATGATCTTTTTATAGCTAAAGAAAAGCTGCGTTTAAAAATTAAAGAAAGTAAAATTAATGAAAAAGAATATGAAAAAATAAGTTCGGAAATTAGAAAATTAAAAGAAGAAGAACAAAAATTAATTAAAGATATAGAAAAATTAGCAAAAATAGAGGCTGAAATTAATCAAAGAGTAGAAATCGAATTAAAACTAGCAAATAAAAGAGAAAGAATTGAGTCTTTAGAAAAAATTAAAGAAAAATGGCCTCAATTAGAACAGCAACTAGCTGAACTGCAATCAACAAAGCAAGCACAAGAATTAAAATCACAAAAATTAGAAGCAGAAAAACAAAGGTCTCAAAAATTATCCCAAAAAGAAGAATTGGAAGTTAAAATAAAAAAAATTAAGCAGCTCAAAAGTGAAAAACTTAAGCAAAAAGAAATATTAGCAAAAATAAATTTTACTAAAAAAGACTTAGAAAAATTAGAAAAAGCTAAAAATAAAATTGCTCAAAATAAGGCAAGTCTCAAAGCTTCTAAATTAAAGGCTAAAATAAATTTTTCTGAATCAGATAAAATAAAAGTTACAGCTGGAGTAGATAGAGAAAAAACAGTTCCCAAGGACCAAATCATTGAGGCAGATGGCTATTTAAAAATTAAAACTGATCAAATTGAAATTGAAATTGAATCTGCAGAAATTAACTTTGCTAGTTTAAAAGAAGAACTTAACAGCTATCAAAAAGAGTTTTTGAATTTAAAAAGAAAAATGAAAGTTAGTGATTTAAAAGAAGCAAAACAAAAGTTAGCTGAAAAAGATGAGGCTGCAAGAGAACTAAATAGGCAAAATACAGAGCTTAGAGAATTATTAGCTGGTGCTAACTTAGATTCTCTAGAAAATAATTTAGATCAACTAGCAAAAGTAAAAGCAGCTAGAGAGATTGAGATCATAGACAAAGAAATTGAAAAAATAAAAGATGATTTAGCTAATTTGAAAACTGAAATTAAAATTAGAGAAAATAAAAAAGAAGAATGGAAAATTGATTATCAAAACTTAGCTAATTTGAAATTAAAATTAGCTGAGCAAGTAGAAGCAAAAATAAATTTAGCAAAAAAACTTGAGCAGCTTGCTTCACTTCCTGCTCAATATGAGAACTCACAAGAATTTGTCACTAGTTTGCAAGCAAAAAGAGAAGAAAGAGAGAAAATTAATCAAAATTTAAGACTTAAAATAGAAAAGTATAAAGAGCTAGAAAATTTACTTCCTGTAGAATCTACTCCAGAAATGGAAAATAAATTAGAAAATTTAAAAGAAAAATTAGAAAAAGCTAAAACTAGAGCTTCTAAATTAGTTAAAATCAAAGAAGTTTTTGAAAAAAAATTAAAAGAAATGGATCAAAATTCTTTTAGTCCTTTAACTAAGAGCTTTAGTAAAAATTTAGAAATTTTAACTGCCGGCAAGTATGAGCAAGGAATAATTGAAGATGATTTTTCAATTCAAATTCAAACAAATAAGAATAAAAAGCTACCTGGTAAATTAGAGTTATTATCTTATGGTACTTATGATGCAGCAGCTCTAGCTTTACGATTTGCAATTTTTGATAATTTATTTAAGCAAACAGGTGGTTTTATTATTTTAGATGACTGTTTAGTTAATCTTGACCCAAAAAGAAGAAAAAATGCTATCAAATTAATTAATCAGTATCAAAAAAAATATCAAATTTTATATACAACTTGTGAGCCAGAGCGGGCAGCTGAATTAAATGGTAATATAATAAAAATTTAA
- a CDS encoding metallophosphoesterase family protein, producing MTLKIMHTGDIHLGMKFNQYPQISKKLENARYLALENVIIEANKRNTNLLVVAGDLFDKLNIKEENIKKTINILDSFAGDAILILPGNHDYKDEMTKLWQYFKENIKGRMLILAEPKVYLLHDFGISAAIYPAPCASKLSSENNLTWIKNLKEKAAANYHLLLAHGALAGFSPDLRDNYFKMTKAELLNLEMDLCLLGHSHLTYPQQDKVINQKIFNNGTPEPDGMDCKHPGYAWYLELQANKEVKAERIKTGNYHFSDLEVKIDSLLELENLVEKIMAQAVSKKVLRLKLKGELTKEEFCQREKLINQLKDNCFYAKIDQSDLQRKLDRESIAQDFAENSFPYQLLAELETDSQALDLAYKMLKEVQE from the coding sequence ATGACTTTAAAAATTATGCATACAGGGGATATTCATTTAGGGATGAAGTTTAATCAATATCCTCAAATTAGTAAAAAATTGGAAAACGCTCGTTATCTTGCTTTAGAAAATGTAATTATAGAGGCTAATAAAAGAAATACTAACTTATTAGTTGTAGCTGGTGATTTGTTTGACAAATTAAATATTAAAGAAGAAAATATCAAAAAGACAATTAATATTCTAGATAGCTTTGCTGGAGATGCAATCTTAATTTTACCTGGAAATCATGATTATAAAGATGAGATGACTAAATTATGGCAGTATTTTAAAGAAAATATTAAAGGTCGGATGTTAATTTTAGCTGAACCAAAAGTTTATTTACTTCATGATTTTGGTATTTCTGCCGCCATTTATCCTGCTCCTTGTGCTTCTAAACTTTCTTCGGAAAATAACTTAACTTGGATTAAAAATTTAAAGGAAAAAGCAGCTGCTAACTATCATTTATTATTAGCCCATGGAGCTCTAGCTGGTTTTTCACCTGATTTAAGAGATAATTATTTTAAAATGACCAAAGCAGAACTTCTAAATTTGGAAATGGATCTCTGTTTATTAGGCCATTCTCATTTAACTTATCCCCAACAAGATAAAGTTATTAATCAAAAAATATTTAATAATGGAACTCCAGAGCCAGATGGTATGGATTGTAAACATCCTGGTTATGCTTGGTATCTAGAACTACAAGCAAATAAAGAAGTTAAAGCTGAAAGAATAAAAACAGGTAATTATCACTTTTCTGATTTAGAAGTAAAAATAGATTCACTTCTAGAATTAGAAAATTTAGTTGAAAAAATAATGGCTCAAGCTGTTTCTAAAAAAGTATTGCGTTTAAAATTAAAAGGAGAGTTAACTAAAGAAGAGTTTTGTCAGCGAGAAAAGTTAATTAATCAACTTAAAGATAATTGTTTTTATGCTAAAATAGATCAAAGTGACTTACAAAGAAAATTAGATAGAGAATCAATTGCTCAAGATTTTGCTGAAAATTCTTTTCCTTATCAACTTCTAGCTGAATTAGAAACAGATAGTCAGGCTCTAGATCTAGCTTATAAAATGTTAAAAGAGGTGCAAGAATGA